From Bacillus clarus, one genomic window encodes:
- a CDS encoding helix-turn-helix domain-containing protein, producing the protein MKEIENYMTPSEAAYKWGVKRDTLKNKYSPSMLNEKQQEELQQMIDEGLVKFFLPPNGVRKEWIITRKAMFRWFGEPKA; encoded by the coding sequence ATGAAAGAAATTGAAAACTACATGACACCATCTGAAGCAGCATATAAATGGGGAGTTAAAAGAGATACTTTAAAGAATAAATATAGTCCGTCTATGTTAAATGAAAAACAGCAAGAAGAGTTACAACAAATGATTGATGAAGGATTAGTTAAGTTCTTTTTACCACCAAATGGGGTAAGAAAAGAATGGATCATTACAAGAAAAGCAATGTTCCGATGGTTTGGAGAGCCGAAAGCTTAA